From Roseburia hominis, the proteins below share one genomic window:
- a CDS encoding DNA topoisomerase III, producing the protein MKSLVIAEKPSVARDIARVLKCNKKLNGALEGNTYVVTWGLGHLVTLADPEDYDKKYKEWKMEHLPMLPKPFKLEVIKQTGKQFAAVKTQIHRNDVGEIIIATDAGREGELVARLILEKTNCKKPIKRLWISSVTDKAIREGFANLKSGHEYDALYDAAMCRAEADWLVGINATRALTCKYNAQLSCGRVQTPTLAMIAKREKQIREFVPKPYFGITAKGEGITLTWQDQTSKSYRSFDKERMETILSRLRGQQGTVTDIRRTPKKTYAPLLYDLTELQQDANKRFGFSAKETLNIMQRLYENHKVLTYPRTDSRYLSSDIVPTLKDRLEACGTGPYRKMAGAAAKRQLPAKPAFVNNAKVSDHHAIIPTEQFVQLDHMTNEERKIYDLVVRRFLSVFFPPFEYEQTTLTVEIGGEYFVASGRIVKQAGWKEVYENMTLDDDEEEGDEEKSLKGQTLPELAKGQRLSGLRLTMTEGKTKPPAPFNEATLLSAMENPVAYMESHDKKMAQTLGETGGLGTVATRADIIEKLFSGFLLEKRGKDIYLTSKARQLLGLVPEELKKPELTADWEMKLSRIAKGKMKRSVFMKEIEAYTGEVLEEIRSGEGSFRHDNLTNTKCPRCGKRMLAVKGKNSELLVCQDRECGYRETVAKTTNARCPVCHKKMQLRGKGDGQIFVCSCGHKEKLTAFQERRKKEGAGVSKRDVQNYLKKQKEEPVNNAFADAFAKLKL; encoded by the coding sequence ATGAAATCATTGGTAATTGCAGAGAAGCCTTCCGTTGCGCGGGATATTGCACGGGTTCTAAAGTGCAATAAGAAATTAAACGGCGCATTGGAGGGGAATACCTACGTCGTGACCTGGGGCCTTGGTCATCTGGTAACGCTGGCTGACCCGGAGGACTACGACAAAAAATATAAGGAATGGAAGATGGAGCATCTCCCCATGCTGCCAAAGCCTTTTAAGCTGGAGGTCATTAAACAGACCGGGAAGCAGTTCGCGGCAGTGAAGACGCAGATTCACCGAAATGACGTGGGGGAGATCATCATAGCCACCGACGCCGGACGGGAAGGGGAGCTGGTAGCGAGGCTGATTCTGGAGAAAACGAATTGTAAAAAGCCGATCAAGCGTCTCTGGATTTCCTCCGTGACCGACAAGGCGATCCGGGAAGGGTTTGCCAATTTAAAGAGCGGGCATGAGTACGACGCACTCTATGATGCTGCCATGTGCCGTGCCGAGGCGGACTGGCTGGTCGGCATTAACGCCACCCGGGCTTTGACCTGCAAATACAACGCCCAGCTTTCCTGCGGGCGCGTGCAGACCCCGACGCTTGCCATGATCGCAAAAAGGGAAAAGCAGATCCGCGAATTTGTCCCCAAACCATATTTTGGGATAACGGCAAAAGGGGAGGGGATTACTCTTACATGGCAGGATCAGACGTCAAAAAGCTATCGCTCCTTTGATAAGGAACGAATGGAAACGATATTGTCCCGGTTAAGAGGGCAGCAAGGGACGGTGACGGATATCCGCCGCACGCCGAAAAAGACGTATGCACCGCTTCTTTACGATCTGACGGAGCTGCAGCAAGATGCGAATAAACGATTCGGATTTTCTGCAAAGGAGACCCTTAACATCATGCAGAGATTGTATGAGAATCATAAGGTCCTCACCTATCCGCGAACGGATTCGCGGTATCTGAGCAGCGATATCGTGCCGACACTAAAGGACAGGCTGGAGGCCTGCGGCACCGGGCCGTACCGGAAAATGGCAGGAGCAGCGGCGAAAAGGCAGCTTCCGGCAAAACCGGCTTTTGTGAATAACGCTAAGGTGTCCGACCATCATGCCATCATTCCGACGGAGCAGTTTGTACAGTTGGATCATATGACGAATGAAGAACGCAAAATCTATGACCTGGTGGTACGGCGTTTTCTTTCCGTGTTCTTTCCGCCTTTTGAGTATGAACAGACGACACTGACGGTGGAGATTGGCGGGGAGTATTTTGTGGCGTCGGGTAGGATCGTGAAGCAGGCCGGGTGGAAAGAAGTCTATGAAAATATGACTTTGGACGACGACGAGGAAGAGGGCGATGAGGAAAAGAGCTTAAAGGGCCAGACATTACCTGAACTTGCAAAAGGGCAGCGTTTGAGCGGACTAAGACTTACGATGACGGAGGGAAAAACAAAGCCACCGGCTCCATTTAACGAGGCAACCTTGCTTTCTGCGATGGAAAATCCAGTCGCTTATATGGAATCACACGATAAAAAGATGGCGCAGACTCTCGGGGAGACCGGAGGTTTGGGAACGGTCGCGACCCGGGCAGACATCATTGAAAAACTGTTCTCCGGTTTTCTTCTGGAAAAACGCGGCAAGGACATTTACCTGACTTCCAAGGCAAGACAGCTTTTGGGTCTGGTGCCGGAGGAATTAAAAAAGCCGGAGCTGACGGCCGACTGGGAGATGAAGCTGTCCCGCATTGCCAAAGGGAAGATGAAGCGCAGTGTATTTATGAAAGAGATCGAAGCGTATACCGGCGAAGTGCTGGAGGAGATCCGGTCCGGAGAAGGCTCCTTTAGGCATGACAACCTGACGAACACGAAATGCCCCCGCTGCGGAAAGCGTATGCTGGCGGTGAAAGGGAAGAATAGTGAACTGCTCGTCTGTCAGGACCGGGAATGCGGTTATCGTGAGACCGTGGCAAAGACGACCAACGCCAGATGCCCGGTATGTCACAAGAAAATGCAGCTTCGCGGCAAAGGGGACGGGCAGATCTTCGTCTGTTCCTGCGGGCATAAGGAGAAGCTGACAGCGTTCCAGGAGAGAAGGAAAAAAGAAGGGGCGGGCGTCAGCAAACGGGACGTACAGAATTATCTGAAAAAGCAGAAGGAAGAACCGGTAAATAATGCGTTTGCGGACGCATTTGCAAAATTGAAGCTGTAA
- a CDS encoding Rossmann-like and DUF2520 domain-containing protein: MRIGFVGAGKVGFTLGKYFMEHHVDVSGYYSKSESAARQASDFTHTRYYETLEDIAASSDALFLTVPDGAIEEVWNSLKRYSLTGKLICHTSGAMSSAVFSGISQMGAFGYSIHPLFAVSSKQNSYKEISQAYFTIEGDEEYLGFWKSFFQELGNPVRVIGADDKVRYHGAAVFVSNLVTGLYEAGVSLLESCGFDRESGEAALGPLFVNNAQNVAAKGTAAALTGPVERGDVSTVTKHLEAFSEEEREIYLQISRKLLQIARRKNPDRDYGELAQILERSGK, translated from the coding sequence ATGAGAATAGGATTTGTGGGTGCAGGAAAAGTGGGCTTTACGCTGGGCAAGTATTTTATGGAACATCACGTGGATGTATCCGGCTATTACAGCAAAAGTGAGTCCGCAGCCAGGCAGGCATCTGATTTTACACATACCAGGTATTATGAGACACTAGAAGATATTGCAGCGTCGAGTGATGCTCTCTTTTTGACGGTCCCGGACGGGGCCATAGAAGAGGTATGGAATTCTCTAAAACGATATTCTTTGACAGGCAAGTTGATTTGTCACACAAGCGGCGCTATGAGCTCCGCTGTATTTTCCGGGATCAGCCAGATGGGTGCGTTTGGCTATTCTATCCATCCTTTGTTTGCGGTGAGCAGCAAACAGAATTCTTATAAGGAAATTTCTCAGGCGTATTTTACAATCGAAGGAGACGAGGAGTATCTGGGCTTTTGGAAGTCCTTTTTCCAGGAACTGGGTAACCCGGTGCGGGTGATTGGGGCGGACGATAAGGTGCGCTACCACGGGGCCGCGGTCTTCGTCAGTAATCTGGTGACAGGGCTTTATGAGGCGGGCGTGTCTCTTTTGGAGTCCTGCGGCTTTGACAGGGAAAGCGGCGAGGCAGCCCTTGGACCGTTGTTTGTAAATAATGCGCAGAATGTGGCGGCAAAGGGGACGGCTGCGGCTCTTACCGGACCGGTGGAAAGAGGCGACGTGTCAACCGTTACGAAACATCTGGAAGCATTTTCAGAGGAGGAGCGAGAGATTTACCTGCAGATTTCCAGAAAACTGCTTCAGATCGCAAGACGTAAAAATCCCGACAGGGACTATGGGGAATTAGCCCAAATACTGGAAAGGAGTGGAAAATAA
- the panB gene encoding 3-methyl-2-oxobutanoate hydroxymethyltransferase: protein MKNTVATFKKAKQEGKKLSMLTAYDYSTASLMDEAGVNGILVGDSLGNVILGYEDTISVTMEDMIHHGAAVARGAKNALVVVDMPFMSYQTSVYDAVVNAGRLMKEGRANAVKLEGGREVAAQIGAIVDAGIPVMGHLGLTPQSINAFGGFKVQGKDEAAAQKILDDARAIAEAGAFAIVLECVPASLAQKVTEAVDVPTIGIGAGAGCDGQILVYQDMLGMFSDFTPKFVKRYADIGAAMKEAFKAYIEEVGEGTFPTEKQSYSIANEVIEKLY from the coding sequence ATGAAGAACACAGTTGCAACTTTCAAAAAAGCAAAGCAGGAGGGAAAGAAGCTGTCCATGCTGACCGCTTATGATTATTCCACCGCATCTCTGATGGACGAAGCCGGAGTCAATGGAATCCTGGTAGGCGATTCATTGGGAAATGTTATTCTCGGCTATGAGGACACGATTTCTGTGACCATGGAGGATATGATCCATCACGGTGCCGCCGTGGCAAGAGGCGCGAAGAATGCGCTGGTGGTTGTGGATATGCCGTTCATGTCTTATCAGACTTCGGTTTACGATGCAGTGGTAAATGCAGGGCGCCTGATGAAGGAGGGCCGTGCAAATGCAGTAAAATTAGAAGGCGGCAGGGAAGTAGCCGCGCAGATAGGGGCCATCGTCGACGCCGGAATCCCGGTCATGGGACACCTGGGTCTTACTCCGCAGTCTATCAATGCGTTCGGCGGATTCAAGGTACAAGGAAAAGACGAGGCGGCAGCGCAGAAGATTCTGGACGACGCAAGAGCGATCGCTGAGGCAGGCGCATTTGCCATTGTACTGGAATGTGTTCCAGCATCTCTGGCGCAGAAGGTCACGGAGGCGGTAGATGTTCCTACCATCGGAATCGGTGCAGGCGCAGGCTGCGACGGACAGATTCTGGTATATCAGGATATGCTGGGAATGTTCTCTGATTTTACGCCGAAATTTGTGAAGAGATATGCGGATATCGGAGCAGCGATGAAAGAAGCGTTTAAGGCTTACATAGAGGAGGTCGGGGAAGGTACGTTCCCGACGGAGAAACAGAGTTATAGTATTGCAAATGAAGTGATCGAGAAATTGTATTAA
- a CDS encoding TetR/AcrR family transcriptional regulator yields MPKKTFFNLSESKRNHIIDVAMDEFAKAPYQNISINHLIKCIGIPTGSFYQYFEDKKDLYFYIVSFYMDNELRERTEKNQKFDPMEPEEIEKAEKADAIDLESTQRMKYYKEIMVDSFNMAPKDIKRDWTFDRLIGGKYMGLYDSSFFENEQLDERIKENKELMIAITLAMTNVIHCFGDNDVNKEWELYKLCIGIFKQGLLDYKR; encoded by the coding sequence ATGCCTAAAAAAACTTTTTTTAATCTTTCCGAGTCTAAAAGGAATCACATTATTGATGTTGCCATGGACGAGTTTGCAAAGGCTCCGTACCAGAATATCAGTATTAATCATCTGATTAAATGTATAGGGATTCCGACGGGAAGCTTTTATCAGTATTTTGAAGACAAAAAAGATCTGTATTTTTATATTGTTTCTTTCTATATGGACAATGAGCTGAGAGAGAGGACAGAAAAGAATCAGAAATTCGATCCTATGGAACCGGAGGAAATTGAGAAGGCTGAGAAGGCCGACGCCATAGATTTGGAAAGTACGCAAAGAATGAAATATTATAAGGAAATTATGGTTGACAGTTTTAACATGGCACCAAAAGATATCAAGCGAGATTGGACCTTTGATAGGCTGATAGGCGGAAAATACATGGGGCTTTATGATTCCAGTTTTTTTGAGAACGAGCAATTAGATGAGCGCATCAAAGAAAATAAAGAGCTGATGATCGCGATTACGCTGGCTATGACCAATGTGATACACTGTTTTGGTGATAACGATGTGAATAAAGAATGGGAACTCTATAAACTTTGTATCGGTATTTTCAAACAGGGGTTATTGGACTATAAGAGATAG
- a CDS encoding ABC transporter permease, protein MAKYIVKRLLVVIPTLLFIVFVVFFILNVTPGDPGRIMLGPTATQEQVDMLNKSLGVDRPLLVRYVDYVWDALHGDFGTSYTFNVPVTQVLMPKFPTTLKLAILSVIFSALLGIPLGILSAVKKHSIVDNGLTVLALFLASVPGFWLGLMLMLFLSLQLKLLPSSGVGTWQHYIMPVMTLALPSAAFISRLTRTTMLDTMNQDYIRTAKGKGARDRRVIFLHALRNALIPVITQLGMNFAGLLGGAMITEIVFGLPGFGNAIVAAIKAKDVPLTMFSVVFLSTTFMVIMLAVDLIYAFIDPRIKSQFE, encoded by the coding sequence ATGGCTAAATACATAGTCAAACGTTTGTTGGTTGTCATACCGACATTGTTATTTATTGTTTTTGTTGTCTTTTTTATTTTGAACGTGACGCCTGGCGATCCCGGAAGAATTATGCTTGGACCGACAGCGACGCAGGAGCAGGTCGATATGTTAAATAAGTCTTTGGGCGTTGACCGGCCGCTTTTGGTTCGCTATGTAGATTATGTTTGGGATGCGCTTCACGGCGACTTCGGCACTTCTTATACGTTCAATGTACCGGTCACACAGGTACTGATGCCTAAGTTCCCTACCACATTGAAACTGGCGATCCTGTCTGTTATATTTTCGGCCCTGTTAGGGATACCCTTGGGAATTCTGTCTGCAGTGAAGAAGCATTCGATCGTCGATAATGGCCTGACGGTCCTGGCACTGTTCCTGGCTTCTGTTCCGGGATTCTGGCTTGGACTTATGCTGATGCTGTTCTTATCCTTGCAACTAAAACTGCTTCCGAGCAGTGGAGTCGGCACATGGCAGCATTATATTATGCCGGTTATGACTTTGGCGCTGCCAAGTGCGGCATTTATCAGCCGGCTCACCCGGACGACTATGCTTGACACGATGAATCAGGACTATATCCGGACTGCAAAGGGAAAAGGAGCCAGAGACAGACGCGTTATTTTCCTGCATGCTCTGCGTAACGCATTAATCCCGGTCATCACCCAGCTTGGTATGAACTTTGCCGGACTTCTGGGAGGTGCCATGATAACGGAAATCGTATTTGGACTTCCGGGCTTTGGAAATGCTATCGTAGCTGCGATCAAAGCGAAAGATGTTCCACTTACCATGTTTTCAGTGGTATTCCTGTCTACAACATTTATGGTGATTATGTTGGCTGTGGATTTGATCTATGCTTTCATAGATCCGAGAATAAAATCGCAATTTGAATAG
- a CDS encoding ABC transporter permease: MLGKKKKTITNVEPSQWKEMWRLFCKNKVSVVALIFLIIIIFFALFADVIIDYQSVITTNPQERLLGPSMQHWFGTDHMGRDLFGRVIHGARYSLMFGVVCTSLSLFGGCILGATAAYFGGKVDTWIMRVIDALMCIPYMLLALSLVAAMGSGLKSMTIAIVVASVPSFTRMIRSVVLTVVRQDYIEAARSCGVKDRDIILHHVLPNAIGPIIVNAMMNVAGLIMSAAGLSFIGMGIQPPTPEWGNMLSEATSWMRQSPHMIIFPGLAIVLTALCFNLLGDGLTEALDPRQAER, encoded by the coding sequence ATGTTGGGTAAAAAGAAGAAAACAATCACAAATGTAGAGCCGAGTCAGTGGAAGGAAATGTGGAGGCTCTTCTGTAAAAATAAAGTATCCGTAGTAGCGCTTATCTTTTTGATTATTATTATTTTCTTTGCATTATTTGCGGACGTAATTATAGATTATCAATCTGTCATTACAACAAATCCGCAGGAACGGCTTTTAGGACCAAGTATGCAGCACTGGTTTGGAACGGACCACATGGGACGTGATCTGTTCGGCAGGGTCATTCATGGGGCACGCTATTCCCTGATGTTTGGCGTTGTATGTACCTCCCTTAGTCTGTTCGGAGGATGTATTCTGGGAGCAACGGCAGCATATTTTGGCGGAAAGGTCGATACTTGGATCATGAGAGTGATCGACGCGTTGATGTGCATTCCCTACATGCTTCTGGCTCTGAGTCTGGTGGCTGCGATGGGAAGTGGATTAAAGAGTATGACAATCGCGATCGTTGTGGCGAGTGTGCCGAGTTTTACACGAATGATCCGGTCCGTTGTGCTTACGGTTGTAAGACAGGATTATATTGAAGCGGCCAGATCCTGTGGAGTGAAGGACAGAGATATCATTCTTCATCATGTTCTGCCGAATGCAATAGGTCCGATCATTGTAAATGCCATGATGAATGTTGCAGGTCTGATCATGTCTGCAGCGGGCCTGAGTTTTATAGGTATGGGTATTCAGCCGCCCACGCCGGAGTGGGGCAATATGCTTAGTGAGGCCACGAGCTGGATGCGGCAAAGTCCGCACATGATCATATTCCCGGGTCTGGCCATCGTTTTGACAGCGCTTTGCTTCAACCTTCTGGGCGATGGACTGACGGAGGCGTTAGATCCGCGTCAGGCGGAAAGATAA
- a CDS encoding ABC transporter substrate-binding protein: MKMKKLVSLLCVTAMVLGLAACGSKSETPSSDDQTKTEKKESTGDKDTLVFISHMTSETLDPLTTASATGVDKNVMHQIFNCLLQFDDEGKPIPCLAESWEDTDDGHAVLFHLRDDVKFHDGTPFNADAVVYTFDKQFANPLTSYVTTYYTACEKVDDYTVKITKATPHVALLPMMAESPWIVSPTAYEKGADEFAKNPVGTGAYKFESQGADQYVHLVANEDYFEGAPYFKKVTIRTPMDSSTAVVALQNNEADIAINVTPNQLALVEEDPNLVAEVNTGWSIKYLNFYAEPFTSDENLRKAVYYAINRENAAMFNNEPETIPATTLYPQRVMGDYADLQTIDGYDVDKAKEYLAQSNYNGETLKLYISANEASIAQSVQGDLQAIGINVEIVQLDTNAYYAKFTDGTCQMSILDFGTDQVSTEDMLNFYVSNGYYGEFVTKTPEYDELMAKIDSEYDAEARKELVKQALEMQYSFYNMVPMYESYFNFVHRAELTGFNPVSGANYVYYLGKVKPAE, from the coding sequence ATGAAAATGAAAAAACTTGTCTCATTACTTTGTGTAACAGCTATGGTCTTAGGTTTAGCTGCCTGTGGAAGTAAGAGCGAAACCCCCTCGTCTGATGATCAGACAAAAACCGAAAAGAAAGAGAGCACAGGAGACAAAGACACACTGGTATTTATTTCACATATGACCAGTGAGACACTGGACCCGCTTACCACAGCTTCTGCTACCGGCGTGGATAAGAACGTAATGCATCAGATATTTAATTGTCTGCTGCAGTTTGACGACGAAGGAAAACCGATACCTTGTCTGGCTGAGAGCTGGGAAGATACCGACGACGGACACGCTGTTCTGTTCCATTTACGTGATGATGTTAAGTTCCATGATGGAACTCCATTTAACGCAGATGCAGTAGTGTATACATTTGACAAACAGTTTGCCAATCCGTTGACTTCATATGTTACTACTTATTACACGGCTTGTGAGAAGGTAGATGACTATACAGTTAAGATCACGAAAGCTACGCCTCATGTTGCGCTGCTTCCGATGATGGCAGAGAGTCCGTGGATTGTTTCTCCGACTGCTTATGAAAAGGGTGCCGATGAATTTGCTAAGAATCCAGTAGGTACCGGAGCATATAAATTTGAGTCTCAGGGTGCAGATCAGTATGTGCATTTGGTAGCGAATGAAGATTACTTTGAAGGAGCACCATACTTCAAGAAGGTAACAATCCGTACACCGATGGACAGTTCGACCGCTGTTGTGGCACTGCAGAACAATGAGGCAGATATTGCGATTAACGTTACACCGAACCAGCTTGCTCTGGTAGAAGAGGATCCGAATCTTGTAGCAGAAGTAAATACCGGCTGGTCAATCAAATACCTTAACTTCTATGCAGAACCGTTTACCAGCGATGAGAATTTAAGAAAAGCGGTATATTACGCAATCAACCGTGAAAATGCAGCGATGTTCAACAACGAACCGGAGACTATTCCGGCAACCACACTATATCCGCAGCGAGTTATGGGAGATTATGCTGATCTTCAGACCATCGACGGATATGATGTAGACAAAGCAAAAGAGTATTTGGCGCAGTCCAATTACAACGGTGAGACCTTGAAACTGTATATCAGTGCAAATGAGGCTTCCATCGCACAGTCTGTACAGGGCGATCTGCAGGCAATAGGAATTAATGTAGAGATCGTTCAGCTCGACACGAATGCATATTATGCAAAATTTACAGATGGAACCTGCCAGATGAGTATTCTGGACTTTGGTACCGATCAGGTTAGTACAGAAGATATGCTGAACTTCTATGTTTCCAATGGATATTATGGAGAATTCGTAACAAAGACTCCGGAATACGATGAGCTTATGGCAAAGATTGATAGTGAGTACGATGCAGAAGCGCGTAAAGAACTGGTAAAACAAGCTTTGGAGATGCAGTATAGCTTCTACAATATGGTTCCGATGTATGAGAGTTACTTTAACTTTGTTCATAGAGCGGAACTTACAGGCTTTAATCCGGTGAGTGGTGCGAACTACGTATACTACTTAGGAAAAGTGAAACCTGCAGAATAA
- a CDS encoding amidohydrolase family protein has protein sequence MLLIKNGNLHLPGQIVRKGDILVEDGFISKIGNELAVEGIPVLDADGKEIFPGFILPVTSVGLTDYANLRQGDSNEISSPCNPKLHVRYALDGREVQLQRYWLSGITSIGAAPADGPLLAGQMGVYHVTGMTSAQMCVCDTVALKGNFTSNVKTTFGPKNIAPMTRMGMASCLRETFRAAKEWMEKEDAPLNSDYEVLAKVLKREIPLLMNVTTVADISDVLALAKEFQIRVILNGAYEADRVTEMIANSGASVIMGDLFDAGARFWYGTDVDKILSLREQLPLCIGCSSGGVGRENLLWNACRLVQMGYEPADVLDLMTVRTAEVLGVDHLIGSIKEGLLGDLVIYNGNPLESWEADVAATVVAGNIVYNKKGEAVC, from the coding sequence ATGTTGTTGATAAAGAATGGGAATCTTCATCTTCCGGGACAGATTGTCCGCAAAGGTGATATTTTGGTGGAAGATGGATTCATTTCAAAAATAGGGAATGAGCTGGCGGTAGAGGGTATTCCTGTTTTGGATGCAGACGGAAAGGAAATTTTTCCAGGATTTATTCTTCCGGTGACCTCAGTGGGTCTGACGGATTATGCCAACCTGCGGCAGGGAGATTCCAATGAAATATCTTCCCCGTGCAATCCGAAGCTGCATGTTCGCTATGCCCTTGACGGCAGAGAGGTACAGCTTCAGCGCTATTGGCTTAGCGGCATCACGAGTATTGGTGCCGCTCCGGCCGATGGGCCCCTGCTGGCAGGGCAAATGGGAGTTTACCATGTGACCGGAATGACATCAGCACAGATGTGCGTATGTGATACGGTCGCTTTAAAGGGCAATTTTACTTCAAATGTGAAGACAACATTTGGTCCGAAGAACATAGCCCCCATGACACGTATGGGAATGGCTTCCTGCTTAAGAGAGACGTTCAGAGCAGCAAAGGAATGGATGGAGAAAGAGGATGCGCCGCTTAACAGTGACTATGAAGTTCTGGCAAAAGTGTTAAAGAGAGAGATACCGCTTCTGATGAACGTGACAACCGTTGCGGATATCAGTGACGTATTGGCTCTGGCGAAAGAATTTCAGATCCGCGTCATACTTAATGGAGCTTACGAGGCTGACCGGGTGACTGAAATGATCGCAAATTCAGGCGCATCAGTGATCATGGGCGACCTGTTTGACGCCGGAGCGAGATTCTGGTATGGTACGGACGTAGATAAGATCCTTTCCTTGCGTGAACAGCTTCCGCTATGTATCGGCTGCTCTTCCGGAGGGGTAGGCCGGGAGAATCTTCTCTGGAATGCCTGCCGTCTGGTGCAGATGGGATATGAGCCGGCAGACGTTTTGGATCTGATGACGGTAAGAACCGCGGAAGTTCTGGGCGTGGATCATTTGATCGGCTCGATTAAAGAAGGACTTTTAGGTGATCTGGTAATTTATAATGGAAATCCGTTAGAGAGCTGGGAGGCCGATGTGGCTGCAACCGTTGTTGCAGGAAATATCGTATACAATAAGAAAGGTGAAGCGGTATGTTAA
- a CDS encoding amidohydrolase family protein, whose translation MLIRNAMILDMTGTDPYVGDILIKDGKIAQIGAQIQAPEEKEVIEADGLWALPGFVDAHTHQGGFDMIDQNGMDLNEMTDPVTPQVRAIDGCNPLDKNFQSVPAAGVTTLCITPGSGNVVCGQAFVAKSYGNDIHDMAIKNPCAVKVALGMNPKGVYGPKGKSPMTRMGIAAELDGALKAASDYRSKKEKAVSEGKEPPAYNEKWEAILPALEGKIPLKIHCEQFDMLTAIEMAKKYGCRLTIEHAWLAKDFLDELAESGACINYGPVGVPTGYGELTGADLSDVALLDRLGVNVSIISDSPILSEDILLVQAGEAVRCGVTPERALRMITINPAKALGVEDRVGSLEVGKDGDVVLFNAFPARDVKAQLRYTIIEGRIVFSSLERS comes from the coding sequence ATGTTAATTCGAAATGCGATGATATTGGATATGACGGGAACCGATCCTTATGTTGGTGACATATTGATAAAAGATGGAAAGATTGCTCAGATAGGGGCGCAGATTCAGGCTCCTGAGGAAAAAGAGGTTATTGAGGCCGATGGTCTGTGGGCCCTGCCGGGGTTCGTGGACGCTCATACACATCAGGGTGGTTTTGATATGATCGATCAAAACGGAATGGATCTGAACGAAATGACAGATCCTGTTACTCCGCAAGTGAGAGCGATAGACGGCTGTAATCCACTTGACAAGAATTTTCAGAGTGTTCCGGCAGCAGGGGTGACAACCTTGTGTATCACTCCGGGCAGCGGAAATGTGGTTTGTGGCCAGGCTTTTGTAGCAAAGAGCTATGGAAACGATATTCATGATATGGCTATAAAAAATCCCTGTGCGGTGAAAGTTGCTTTGGGAATGAACCCGAAGGGAGTCTATGGGCCGAAAGGAAAATCACCCATGACCCGAATGGGAATTGCCGCAGAGTTAGATGGAGCTTTAAAGGCTGCGAGTGATTACCGCAGTAAAAAAGAAAAGGCGGTCAGTGAAGGAAAAGAACCGCCGGCATACAATGAGAAATGGGAAGCGATTCTTCCGGCTCTGGAAGGGAAGATTCCGTTAAAGATTCATTGTGAACAATTTGATATGTTGACAGCTATTGAAATGGCGAAGAAATATGGCTGTCGGCTGACCATTGAACATGCATGGTTAGCAAAAGATTTCTTAGATGAATTAGCTGAAAGTGGTGCTTGCATTAATTACGGACCTGTTGGGGTTCCGACGGGATATGGAGAATTAACAGGCGCCGATTTAAGCGATGTAGCATTATTAGACCGTTTAGGGGTCAATGTTTCGATTATTTCAGATTCTCCGATCCTGTCAGAAGATATTCTGTTAGTGCAGGCGGGGGAAGCAGTGCGATGTGGTGTGACACCAGAACGTGCACTTAGAATGATTACGATTAATCCGGCAAAAGCCTTGGGCGTTGAAGACCGTGTGGGAAGCCTGGAAGTGGGAAAAGATGGAGACGTTGTTCTTTTTAACGCTTTCCCTGCGCGGGATGTTAAAGCCCAGTTAAGATATACGATTATTGAGGGACGGATCGTTTTTTCCTCCCTTGAAAGGAGTTAA